One window of Rhizobium leguminosarum genomic DNA carries:
- a CDS encoding DUF1579 domain-containing protein produces the protein MKTAEVLKEHSFLERLIGEWTVTAPEMSGDEPWTETVRSLHGIWWVAEGTGRMPDGKQGTSILTLGYNAAKAKYVGSWIGSMMNYMWVYEGELDASGNVPDLYTTGPDFNSEGLADYREQIAFVDADHRTFISSVRQPDGAWKQFTEAHYTRKI, from the coding sequence ATGAAGACCGCTGAAGTGCTGAAGGAACATTCCTTCCTGGAAAGACTGATCGGCGAATGGACCGTCACCGCACCGGAAATGTCCGGCGACGAGCCCTGGACCGAAACCGTCCGCTCGCTGCATGGCATCTGGTGGGTTGCCGAAGGCACCGGCCGCATGCCGGATGGCAAGCAAGGCACCAGCATCCTGACGCTCGGCTACAACGCTGCCAAAGCCAAATATGTCGGCAGCTGGATCGGCAGCATGATGAACTATATGTGGGTCTACGAGGGTGAGCTCGACGCCTCGGGCAATGTGCCGGATCTCTATACCACCGGGCCCGACTTCAACAGCGAAGGGCTTGCCGATTACCGCGAGCAGATTGCCTTCGTCGACGCCGATCACCGCACCTTCATCTCCAGCGTCAGGCAGCCGGATGGTGCCTGGAAACAGTTCACGGAAGCGCATTACACCCGCAAGATCTGA
- a CDS encoding cold-shock protein — MNSGVVKWFNGTKGFGFIQPDDGSTDVFVHISAVERAGMRELVEGQKIRYDLVRDKKSGKNSADNLQAA; from the coding sequence ATGAATTCAGGCGTCGTCAAGTGGTTCAATGGCACCAAGGGTTTTGGCTTTATTCAGCCTGATGATGGTTCTACGGACGTTTTTGTCCATATTTCAGCGGTCGAACGCGCCGGTATGCGCGAACTCGTTGAAGGTCAGAAGATCCGCTACGATCTCGTCCGCGACAAGAAGTCCGGCAAGAATTCGGCCGATAACCTTCAGGCCGCATGA
- a CDS encoding cisplatin damage response ATP-dependent DNA ligase has product MKAFADLLDRLVLTPSRNGKLKLLTDYFRDTPDPDRGYGLAAIAGTLEVRNVKPAMLRELVLERIDEVLFRYSYDYVGDLAETISLVWDNERDIDRSALSQPRLGEVVAGMNALGRTEVRGFVRDLLDRLDPSGRFAFIKLATGAMRIGVSARLAKQALADLGDRDVTEIETLWHGLQPPYETLFAWLAAEGEKPVLATPAIFHSVMLANPVEEGDLTSLDPASYAAEWKWDGIRVQLSRSGDRSKIYSRSGDDISGAFPDILDAISFSGVVDGELLVGGTARSNSPTRTFSDLQQRLNRKTVTAKMLADYPAFIRTYDLLFDDEEDVRGRPYIDRRDRLAEIIDRAPHDRFDLSPLVPFSSWDELERLRAAPPDPVIEGVMIKRRDSVYQAGRMKGPWFKWKRNPYNVDAVLMYAQRGHGKRSSYYSDFTFGVWADDEDGEQLVPVGKAYFGFTDAELEVLDKFVRNNTTERFGPVRAVRADKDFGFVVEVAFEGINRSTRHKSGVAMRFPRIARLRPDKPAYEADRLRTLIAMIDAKPG; this is encoded by the coding sequence ATGAAAGCCTTCGCCGACCTCCTCGACCGCCTCGTCCTCACCCCCAGCCGCAACGGCAAGCTGAAGCTGCTCACCGATTATTTCCGCGACACACCGGACCCTGACCGCGGCTACGGTCTGGCCGCCATCGCCGGCACCTTGGAGGTGCGCAACGTCAAGCCCGCCATGCTGCGCGAGCTGGTGCTGGAGCGCATCGACGAGGTGCTGTTCCGCTATTCCTACGATTATGTCGGCGATCTCGCCGAAACCATCTCTCTCGTCTGGGATAATGAGCGGGATATCGACCGCTCGGCCCTTTCCCAGCCGCGTCTCGGCGAGGTGGTCGCCGGCATGAACGCGCTCGGCCGCACCGAAGTGCGCGGCTTCGTCCGCGACTTGCTGGATCGGCTGGATCCCTCCGGCCGCTTCGCCTTCATCAAGCTGGCGACCGGCGCCATGCGCATCGGCGTTTCCGCCCGGCTTGCCAAACAGGCGCTGGCCGACCTCGGCGATAGGGACGTCACCGAGATCGAAACCCTCTGGCACGGCCTGCAGCCGCCCTATGAGACGCTGTTTGCATGGCTGGCGGCTGAGGGCGAAAAGCCGGTGCTGGCCACACCGGCGATCTTCCATTCGGTCATGCTCGCCAATCCGGTGGAAGAGGGGGATCTCACCAGTCTCGATCCGGCGAGTTATGCCGCCGAATGGAAATGGGACGGCATCCGTGTCCAGCTCTCCCGCTCCGGCGACAGGAGCAAGATCTATTCCCGCTCCGGCGACGACATATCTGGCGCCTTTCCCGATATTCTCGACGCGATCAGTTTTTCCGGCGTCGTCGATGGCGAATTGCTGGTCGGCGGCACCGCCCGCTCCAACAGCCCGACCCGAACCTTTTCCGACCTGCAGCAGCGCCTGAACCGCAAGACGGTGACGGCAAAGATGCTTGCCGACTACCCGGCCTTCATCCGTACCTATGACCTGCTCTTCGACGATGAGGAGGATGTGCGCGGTCGCCCCTATATCGATCGCCGCGACCGGCTGGCCGAGATCATCGATCGCGCCCCCCACGACCGTTTCGACCTCTCGCCGCTCGTGCCGTTCTCGTCCTGGGACGAGCTTGAGCGTCTCCGCGCCGCCCCGCCCGATCCCGTCATCGAGGGCGTGATGATCAAGCGCCGCGACAGCGTCTACCAGGCCGGCCGCATGAAGGGCCCCTGGTTCAAGTGGAAGCGCAATCCCTATAATGTCGATGCGGTGCTGATGTATGCCCAGCGCGGCCACGGCAAACGCTCCAGCTACTATTCCGATTTCACCTTCGGCGTCTGGGCCGACGACGAGGACGGCGAACAGCTGGTGCCGGTCGGCAAGGCCTATTTCGGGTTCACCGATGCCGAGCTGGAAGTGCTCGACAAGTTCGTGCGCAACAATACCACCGAACGTTTCGGCCCGGTGCGCGCGGTGCGCGCCGACAAGGATTTCGGCTTCGTCGTCGAAGTGGCCTTCGAAGGCATCAACCGCTCGACCCGGCATAAATCGGGTGTCGCCATGCGTTTCCCCCGCATCGCCCGCCTTCGCCCCGACAAACCCGCCTACGAGGCCGACCGGCTGCGCACGCTGATCGCCATGATCGACGCCAAGCCGGGGTGA
- a CDS encoding MarR family winged helix-turn-helix transcriptional regulator, whose amino-acid sequence MSNSIEIPFSTTLLVRDTCLCLHVQRAARSLARLFDDALRPAGLTNGQFSLLMSLNRPEPPPMGPVAALLAMDQTTLTAALKPLQRKGWVTVVENPRDRRGRLLVLTGEGKAVLAKALPIWESTHAGIDGTLPDGNCTRLRDDLQALSSMTAEMPKSAPSRRPHHSGRAVGE is encoded by the coding sequence ATGTCAAATTCGATCGAGATTCCCTTTTCCACGACGCTGCTGGTGCGCGACACCTGCCTCTGCCTGCATGTGCAGCGGGCGGCGCGGTCGCTTGCCCGGCTGTTCGACGATGCACTGAGGCCGGCCGGGCTGACCAACGGGCAGTTTTCATTGCTGATGTCGCTGAACCGGCCGGAGCCGCCGCCGATGGGACCGGTCGCTGCCCTTCTCGCCATGGACCAGACGACGCTGACGGCGGCGCTGAAGCCGCTGCAGCGCAAGGGCTGGGTGACGGTGGTGGAGAATCCGAGGGACAGACGCGGCCGGCTGCTTGTCCTCACCGGCGAAGGCAAGGCGGTGCTGGCAAAGGCGCTGCCAATCTGGGAGAGCACACATGCGGGGATTGATGGCACGCTGCCCGATGGCAACTGCACGCGGCTGCGGGACGATCTGCAGGCGCTGTCATCGATGACGGCAGAGATGCCGAAATCGGCACCCTCGCGCCGGCCGCATCACAGCGGACGGGCAGTGGGCGAATAG
- a CDS encoding cold-shock protein has protein sequence MGRPNYKIGDMIVLKSGLTRTAKAEKRCRIASILPNDHGHVQYRVRFDAENFERRITEADIDTGESPSKALPEMAAKSDGAEPWLTFSSIRTGK, from the coding sequence ATGGGCAGACCAAACTATAAGATCGGCGATATGATCGTGCTGAAATCCGGTCTTACCCGCACGGCGAAAGCCGAAAAGCGCTGCCGGATCGCCAGCATCCTGCCCAACGATCATGGGCATGTGCAATATCGCGTCCGGTTCGACGCGGAAAATTTCGAACGCCGCATTACTGAGGCCGATATCGATACCGGGGAATCGCCATCCAAGGCCCTCCCGGAGATGGCGGCCAAGTCCGACGGCGCCGAGCCCTGGCTGACGTTTTCGAGCATCAGGACGGGCAAGTAG
- a CDS encoding DUF899 domain-containing protein, protein MQNEVVSREQWLEARRALLAKEKEATRLRDSVNAARLALPWVKVDKDYVFETPEGRQSLADLFDGRSQLLIYHFMLGPDWDAGCPGCSFLSDHVDGALPHLNHHDVTWVAVSRAPLDKIAAYKRRMGWKFPWVSSFGSDFNFDFHVSFSPEDLAKDNVFYNFTPMQPADANDELPGLSAFYRNDKGEVFHTYSSYARGPEELIGTLMILDRAPKGRNEDSTMNFVRRHDEYEEAAKAPSCCH, encoded by the coding sequence ATGCAGAATGAGGTTGTTTCCCGCGAGCAATGGCTCGAAGCCCGCCGTGCCCTTCTGGCTAAAGAAAAAGAGGCGACGAGGCTGCGCGACAGCGTGAACGCCGCGCGCCTGGCGCTGCCCTGGGTGAAGGTCGACAAGGATTATGTCTTCGAAACGCCTGAGGGCAGGCAGTCGCTAGCCGATCTCTTCGACGGCCGCAGCCAGTTGCTGATCTACCATTTCATGCTCGGCCCGGATTGGGATGCCGGCTGCCCCGGCTGCTCCTTCCTGTCGGATCATGTCGACGGCGCCCTGCCGCATCTGAACCATCACGATGTCACCTGGGTCGCCGTCTCACGCGCGCCGCTCGACAAGATCGCCGCCTACAAGCGGCGCATGGGCTGGAAATTTCCCTGGGTCTCGTCCTTCGGCAGCGATTTCAATTTCGATTTTCACGTCTCTTTCAGCCCGGAGGATCTTGCCAAAGACAATGTCTTTTACAATTTCACTCCCATGCAGCCGGCTGATGCCAATGACGAACTGCCGGGTCTCAGCGCCTTTTATCGCAACGACAAGGGCGAAGTCTTCCATACCTATTCGAGTTATGCCCGCGGGCCGGAGGAATTGATCGGCACCCTGATGATCCTCGACCGGGCGCCGAAGGGCCGCAACGAGGACAGCACGATGAATTTCGTGCGTCGCCACGACGAATACGAGGAGGCCGCCAAGGCGCCATCCTGCTGTCACTGA
- a CDS encoding L,D-transpeptidase family protein has translation MSFDRHLSRRSFLSFSALTAASALTGCASSANTVTSGDTMITYRSPMRLFQSPEASSVPSGAELAVMYGPVEDGGFLIPAVPYEQIDPRYYRQRVLDPTGQPPGTIVVDTPSRFLYLIQGDGMAMRYGVGIGREGFAWQGSGVIQWRQRWPRWKPPNEMVARQPELVKYSIENGGMEPGLKNPLGARALYIFSNGEDTLYRLHGNPEWRSIGKAVSSGCVRLLNQDIIDLYDRAPTKAPIVVLQ, from the coding sequence ATGAGCTTCGATAGACATCTTTCCCGCCGCAGCTTTCTTTCCTTTTCGGCATTGACCGCAGCATCCGCGCTCACCGGCTGCGCCTCCTCCGCCAATACGGTAACATCGGGCGATACGATGATCACCTACCGTTCGCCCATGCGTCTGTTCCAGTCCCCGGAAGCGTCGAGCGTGCCGAGTGGGGCCGAGCTTGCCGTCATGTATGGCCCCGTCGAGGACGGCGGCTTTCTCATTCCCGCCGTTCCCTACGAGCAGATCGACCCGCGCTATTATCGCCAGCGCGTCCTCGATCCCACCGGCCAGCCCCCCGGCACCATCGTCGTCGATACGCCGTCGCGCTTCCTCTATCTCATCCAGGGTGACGGCATGGCGATGCGTTACGGCGTCGGCATCGGCCGCGAGGGTTTCGCCTGGCAGGGCTCGGGCGTCATCCAGTGGCGTCAGAGATGGCCGCGCTGGAAGCCGCCGAACGAGATGGTCGCCCGCCAGCCGGAACTCGTCAAATATTCGATCGAGAACGGCGGCATGGAGCCGGGCCTGAAGAACCCGCTCGGCGCCCGCGCGCTCTATATCTTCTCGAACGGGGAAGACACGCTCTACCGCCTGCACGGCAATCCCGAGTGGCGCTCGATCGGCAAGGCCGTCTCATCGGGCTGCGTGCGGCTGCTGAACCAGGATATCATCGATCTCTACGATCGCGCTCCGACGAAAGCGCCGATCGTCGTCTTGCAGTAA
- a CDS encoding organic hydroperoxide resistance protein, producing MPILYTTKASATGGRAGRAVSENGVLDVTLTVPKELGGDGATGTNPEQLFAAGYSACFLGALKFVAGQQKVKIPEDTTVSAKVGIGPREDGTGFGIEVALTVNIPGLDRETAEKLAAAAHIVCPYSHAMRTSTEVPVTVA from the coding sequence ATGCCTATTCTCTATACGACCAAAGCCTCTGCCACCGGCGGCCGCGCGGGGCGCGCCGTTTCCGAAAACGGCGTTCTGGACGTGACGCTGACCGTTCCGAAGGAACTCGGCGGCGATGGCGCGACCGGCACCAATCCCGAGCAGCTCTTCGCTGCCGGCTACTCCGCCTGCTTCCTCGGTGCTTTGAAATTTGTCGCGGGCCAGCAGAAGGTCAAGATTCCGGAGGACACGACGGTCTCCGCCAAGGTCGGCATCGGCCCGCGTGAAGATGGAACCGGCTTCGGCATCGAAGTGGCGCTGACGGTCAATATCCCCGGTCTCGACCGCGAAACCGCCGAAAAGCTCGCGGCCGCCGCCCACATCGTCTGCCCCTACAGCCACGCCATGCGCACTTCGACCGAAGTTCCGGTCACAGTTGCCTGA
- a CDS encoding alpha/beta hydrolase family protein: protein MSSNERNSFFLQRRAVLAGLAGALVLPQMAAAFDVPDEPRLAKRDYAKVRHHFRTKLLQKGPAPDKYELLSAPADADKIFYRSGYGELELAAWVSKYKRERAAKPAVLFLHGGNAMGIGHWQLMKPYIDAGYVVMMPSLRGENGQMGNFSGFYDEVDDILAATERLAHLPGVDSERLFIAGHSIGGTLTMLTSMSTQKFRAAAPISGNPDAFRFFNRYPQDIRFDDNNTHEFEVRSALCYAHSFKCPVRVVHGTEEAHFNDRADLLARRARAAGIHIETETVAGNHTSALPAEIEQSIRFFRGVAA, encoded by the coding sequence ATGAGCTCGAATGAACGGAATTCCTTTTTCCTCCAACGCCGTGCCGTGCTGGCCGGCCTTGCCGGCGCACTCGTCCTGCCGCAAATGGCGGCGGCGTTCGATGTTCCGGATGAACCGCGGCTTGCCAAGCGCGATTATGCCAAGGTCCGCCACCATTTCCGCACCAAGCTTTTGCAGAAGGGCCCGGCGCCCGACAAATACGAACTGCTGAGCGCGCCTGCCGACGCCGACAAGATCTTCTATCGCTCCGGTTACGGCGAGCTGGAACTGGCCGCCTGGGTCTCGAAGTACAAGCGCGAGCGCGCCGCCAAGCCAGCCGTGCTCTTCCTGCACGGCGGCAACGCCATGGGCATCGGCCACTGGCAGCTGATGAAACCCTATATAGATGCCGGCTATGTCGTGATGATGCCGTCGCTGCGCGGCGAAAACGGCCAGATGGGCAATTTCTCCGGCTTCTACGACGAGGTCGACGACATTCTTGCCGCCACCGAGCGCCTGGCGCATCTGCCGGGTGTCGATTCGGAGCGCCTGTTTATCGCCGGCCACAGCATCGGCGGCACGCTGACCATGCTGACGTCGATGAGTACCCAGAAATTTCGCGCCGCCGCGCCGATATCGGGCAATCCCGACGCCTTCCGCTTCTTCAACCGCTATCCCCAGGATATCCGGTTCGACGACAACAATACGCATGAATTCGAGGTGCGTTCGGCGCTGTGCTACGCCCACAGCTTCAAATGTCCGGTCCGTGTCGTCCACGGCACGGAGGAGGCGCATTTCAACGACCGCGCCGATCTGTTGGCCCGCCGCGCCCGCGCCGCCGGCATCCACATCGAGACCGAAACCGTCGCCGGCAATCACACCTCGGCGCTGCCGGCCGAGATCGAACAGAGCATCCGCTTCTTCCGCGGGGTGGCGGCGTGA
- a CDS encoding tetratricopeptide repeat protein encodes MISIDMEERISIARKSLNDAMGFQASGDLESAEKAYVRVLHKDYRTIDILPLLAGVVAKRGDAETALYYWNKLLGLNPGHLVALMEKGALLRGLGRSAEAVGCYEMARGLSPENPVVRNNLAVALADSGRQPEALAEFRHVLRLQPDNINAWHQIRRISSSIVPFWHIAMMNDTRRNDAFEAAIRRAIELRGADAQILDIGAGSGLLSMMAARAGATNIATCESVAVIAQTAERIIAANGYREQIDIFEKPSTELSVGKEIKARADILISEILSSDLLAEDVLKTFEDAHARLAREDAIVIPRAAAAMGCLVASETLSTYAHVGEVSGFDMSQFNALAPLRLPVHGTMTEWTRLSDDFEIAAVDLTARKHAAALRKISVPVQANGTAVGVVQWMKVDLIEGVVFSNHPDDYHDGGWLQVLHTFPQPVDVRAGTSLDMLVGHDRTSLLMTPVV; translated from the coding sequence ATGATCAGTATCGATATGGAAGAAAGAATTTCGATCGCGCGCAAATCGCTGAATGACGCCATGGGTTTTCAGGCGTCGGGCGATCTCGAAAGCGCCGAGAAAGCCTATGTCAGAGTCCTGCACAAGGACTATCGCACGATAGATATCCTACCGCTCCTGGCGGGTGTCGTCGCAAAGAGAGGCGATGCCGAAACCGCTCTCTACTACTGGAATAAGCTGCTCGGCCTCAATCCCGGCCATCTCGTCGCCCTCATGGAAAAGGGTGCGCTGCTGCGCGGGCTCGGCCGGTCGGCGGAAGCGGTCGGCTGTTATGAGATGGCGCGTGGCCTGTCGCCGGAAAATCCTGTCGTGCGCAACAACCTCGCCGTGGCGCTCGCCGATTCCGGCCGGCAGCCGGAGGCGCTCGCCGAGTTTCGTCATGTTCTGCGGCTGCAGCCGGACAATATCAATGCCTGGCATCAGATAAGGCGCATCTCCTCATCGATCGTACCCTTCTGGCACATCGCCATGATGAACGACACCAGACGCAACGACGCTTTCGAAGCGGCGATCCGCCGTGCCATAGAGCTGCGCGGAGCCGATGCGCAGATCCTCGACATCGGCGCGGGCAGCGGCCTGCTGTCGATGATGGCGGCGCGCGCCGGCGCTACCAATATCGCGACCTGTGAGAGTGTGGCTGTCATAGCGCAGACCGCGGAAAGGATCATTGCCGCCAATGGTTATCGCGAACAGATCGACATCTTCGAAAAGCCCTCGACCGAACTTTCTGTCGGCAAGGAGATAAAGGCCCGTGCCGACATCCTGATTTCCGAGATCCTTTCGAGCGATCTCCTCGCCGAAGATGTGCTGAAAACCTTCGAGGACGCCCACGCCCGACTGGCCCGCGAGGACGCTATCGTCATTCCACGCGCCGCCGCTGCCATGGGCTGCCTGGTTGCCAGCGAAACGCTCTCGACCTATGCCCATGTCGGCGAAGTCTCCGGCTTCGACATGTCGCAGTTCAATGCGCTCGCCCCGCTGCGTCTGCCGGTTCACGGCACGATGACCGAGTGGACCAGGCTTTCGGACGATTTCGAGATCGCTGCAGTGGATCTCACCGCTCGCAAACATGCTGCTGCGTTGCGTAAGATATCGGTGCCGGTTCAGGCAAACGGCACCGCAGTCGGGGTCGTCCAGTGGATGAAAGTCGATCTGATCGAGGGCGTGGTTTTTAGCAATCACCCCGACGACTATCATGATGGCGGCTGGCTCCAGGTTCTTCACACCTTCCCGCAACCGGTAGACGTTCGTGCCGGGACGTCGCTGGACATGCTGGTTGGCCACGACAGAACAAGCCTGCTGATGACGCCGGTCGTCTGA
- a CDS encoding ligase-associated DNA damage response exonuclease, giving the protein MRPDALLYPAPEGLYCPEGGFYVDPVRPVEQALVTHGHSDHARPGHVNVLATRQTLDLMRLRYGEGFCASEQAAAFGEELLVNGVKVSFHPAGHVLGSAQIAIEKNGTRIVVSGDYKRRPDPTCAAYRPVPCDVFITEATFGLPVFHHPDPMDEIGKLLASLRQFPERTHLVGAYALGKAQRVIRLLREAGYAEPIYIHGAMEKLCDYYVGEGIALGELLPATIESRDKSAFKGAVVIGPSSAFADRWARRFNEPLPAFASGWMMVRQRAKQHCVELPLVISDHCDWPELTETIRELHPAEVWVTHGREEALVRWCQLQGIKAKPLHLVGYEDEAD; this is encoded by the coding sequence ATGAGACCTGATGCGCTGCTCTATCCCGCCCCCGAAGGGCTCTATTGCCCGGAAGGCGGCTTTTATGTCGATCCGGTGCGGCCAGTTGAGCAGGCGCTCGTCACCCATGGCCATTCCGACCATGCCCGGCCGGGCCATGTGAACGTCCTTGCCACCCGCCAGACGCTCGACCTCATGCGGCTGCGTTACGGCGAGGGCTTCTGCGCCAGCGAGCAGGCTGCGGCCTTCGGCGAGGAACTGCTGGTCAACGGCGTCAAGGTGAGCTTTCATCCCGCCGGTCATGTGCTCGGCTCGGCCCAGATCGCCATCGAGAAGAATGGCACCCGCATCGTCGTCTCCGGCGACTACAAACGTCGCCCCGACCCGACCTGCGCCGCCTACAGGCCGGTCCCCTGCGATGTCTTCATCACCGAGGCAACCTTCGGCCTGCCGGTCTTCCATCATCCCGATCCGATGGACGAGATCGGCAAACTGCTGGCCTCGCTCAGGCAATTTCCCGAGCGCACCCATCTCGTCGGCGCCTATGCGCTGGGAAAGGCCCAGCGCGTCATCCGGCTGCTGCGCGAAGCCGGTTATGCCGAGCCGATCTATATTCACGGCGCCATGGAAAAACTCTGCGACTATTATGTCGGTGAAGGGATCGCTCTCGGCGAGTTGCTGCCAGCCACAATCGAAAGCCGTGACAAATCCGCTTTTAAGGGTGCCGTCGTCATCGGCCCGTCATCAGCCTTCGCCGACCGCTGGGCCCGCCGCTTCAACGAGCCGCTGCCGGCCTTCGCCTCCGGCTGGATGATGGTGCGCCAGCGCGCCAAACAGCACTGCGTCGAACTGCCGCTCGTCATCTCCGATCATTGCGACTGGCCGGAACTGACGGAAACTATCCGGGAACTGCACCCTGCCGAGGTCTGGGTGACGCATGGCCGCGAGGAGGCGCTGGTGCGCTGGTGCCAACTGCAGGGCATCAAGGCCAAACCGCTGCATCTGGTCGGCTATGAGGATGAGGCGGATTGA
- the rpsU gene encoding 30S ribosomal protein S21 encodes MQVLVRDNNVDQALRVLKKKMQREGLFREMKARSAFEKPSEKRAREKAEAIRRQRKLARKKLQREGLLPAPKKVLRAR; translated from the coding sequence TTGCAGGTACTCGTCAGGGACAACAACGTCGATCAGGCGCTCCGCGTGCTCAAGAAGAAGATGCAGCGGGAAGGCCTGTTCCGGGAAATGAAGGCGCGCAGCGCTTTTGAAAAGCCGTCCGAGAAGCGCGCCCGCGAAAAGGCCGAAGCCATTCGCCGCCAGCGCAAGCTTGCCCGCAAGAAGCTGCAGCGCGAAGGCCTGCTGCCGGCACCGAAGAAGGTTCTCCGCGCCCGCTAA
- a CDS encoding L,D-transpeptidase: MNFLRRVFPIAGLVVVVASLSGCNILIPDVAADSPARFVQETSPVFYQPPGVDPRRVRPIPDQPVPQTRELYKTQFHQTYGLPVTNPVHTAMYGALRDEDFTLPAIPVSRVQPQFLRQEVDYQTTERPGTVIVDTKAHYLYFVEANGKAMRYGVGLGRDGYAWSGRGVIQWKQKWPRWTPPVEMVSRQPEVRPFAAENGGMNPGLQNPLGARAMYIFKDGQDTLYRIHGTPDWQSIGKATSSGCVRMLNQDVVDLYDRLPAKAEIVVM; encoded by the coding sequence ATGAATTTTCTGCGCCGGGTCTTCCCGATTGCCGGGCTGGTGGTGGTCGTTGCGTCGCTGAGCGGCTGCAACATCCTCATTCCCGATGTCGCCGCCGATTCGCCCGCCCGCTTCGTCCAGGAAACCTCGCCGGTCTTCTATCAGCCGCCGGGTGTCGATCCGCGCCGGGTGCGGCCGATCCCCGATCAGCCGGTGCCGCAGACGCGCGAACTCTACAAGACCCAGTTCCATCAGACCTACGGCCTGCCGGTCACCAATCCGGTGCACACGGCGATGTATGGTGCGCTGCGCGACGAGGATTTTACCCTGCCGGCGATCCCGGTCAGCCGTGTGCAGCCGCAGTTTCTGCGCCAGGAGGTCGATTACCAGACGACCGAGCGCCCCGGCACTGTCATCGTCGATACCAAAGCGCACTACCTCTATTTCGTCGAAGCGAACGGCAAGGCGATGCGTTACGGCGTCGGCCTCGGCCGCGACGGTTACGCCTGGTCCGGTCGCGGCGTCATCCAGTGGAAGCAGAAATGGCCGCGCTGGACGCCGCCGGTCGAAATGGTCTCGCGCCAGCCCGAGGTTCGCCCCTTTGCCGCGGAAAACGGCGGCATGAACCCGGGACTCCAGAACCCGCTCGGTGCGCGCGCCATGTATATCTTCAAGGACGGGCAGGATACGCTCTATCGCATCCACGGCACGCCCGACTGGCAGTCGATCGGCAAGGCCACCTCGTCGGGCTGCGTGCGCATGCTGAACCAGGACGTTGTCGATCTCTATGACCGCCTTCCTGCCAAGGCGGAGATAGTTGTGATGTAG
- a CDS encoding MarR family winged helix-turn-helix transcriptional regulator — protein sequence MMDMKAHTIKTMGIPEEEKRLEKQLCFAVYATAHAFTRAYKPILDRVGLTYPQYLVMLVLWERGELPVKTIGEQLDLDSGTLSPLLKRLEQNGLIKRIRDLRDERQVIVSLTPKGQAMKGEIDTIMTAIGQAAGCTLEEMAAMRDMLHRLRGNLSRAVTGGG from the coding sequence ATGATGGATATGAAAGCGCACACGATAAAGACGATGGGGATACCGGAGGAAGAAAAGCGGCTGGAAAAGCAGTTGTGCTTTGCGGTCTACGCGACGGCGCATGCTTTCACCCGCGCCTACAAACCGATTCTCGACAGGGTCGGCCTGACCTATCCGCAATATCTGGTGATGCTGGTGCTGTGGGAACGCGGCGAGCTGCCGGTGAAGACGATCGGCGAGCAGCTGGATCTCGATTCCGGCACGCTGTCGCCACTGTTGAAACGGCTGGAACAGAACGGACTGATCAAGCGCATCCGCGACCTGCGCGACGAACGGCAGGTGATCGTGTCGCTGACCCCGAAAGGTCAGGCAATGAAAGGGGAGATCGATACGATCATGACGGCGATCGGGCAAGCCGCCGGCTGCACGCTCGAGGAAATGGCCGCGATGCGCGACATGCTGCATCGGCTGCGGGGCAATCTCAGCCGGGCCGTCACGGGCGGCGGCTGA